The Agromyces mangrovi genome contains a region encoding:
- a CDS encoding SPFH domain-containing protein, translated as MEIAGVFGILVIVGIAVVAAVVIGLIVLLFARSWIKVARADEALVISGRKQKVQASVIGADGTTRSELSESPVTVIVNGKSLVNPITQRHEIISLRSRQVSLNAEAQSLDNVTLNVDGVAIVKIGSDPLFVRRAAERFASQDKAIEQFTTEQLEGALRGIVATLSVVELMRERKKFSDQIAADVSHELAEQGLILDSFQIKGITDEVGYIQSLGAPEIQAKRQAAEIAQTNADRAINQKIIANQEANLIEQTALDTNTANADAGVGRARAEAEQAEHLARARAEQAVLQQQAENTQARLDAEVKRVADASRYEAETRAQADLYTRERSAEAAAIEQVKQAEARTRIAEQQAEADKARATGEAAAAEAKSAGEASALRELADAEASARRLRAQAEADAIRAEGEARAAAVEAEAQAIASNQEAFLSQRVLEVLPSIMAEFAKGYSAIGSVSIIGGSDDGASGVVGGDSAKAMRSVFDSVEAATGLDIAAIIQGQAVGRGIGAGVSEAALSKNGSHDS; from the coding sequence ATGGAGATCGCCGGAGTCTTCGGCATCCTGGTCATCGTCGGCATCGCGGTCGTCGCCGCGGTGGTCATCGGGCTGATCGTGCTGCTGTTCGCCCGCAGCTGGATCAAGGTCGCACGAGCCGACGAGGCCCTCGTCATCTCGGGCCGCAAGCAGAAGGTGCAGGCCAGCGTCATCGGCGCGGACGGCACGACGCGTTCCGAGCTGTCGGAGTCGCCGGTCACCGTGATCGTCAACGGCAAGTCGCTCGTGAACCCGATCACGCAGCGCCACGAGATCATCTCGCTCCGCTCGCGCCAGGTCTCCCTGAACGCCGAGGCGCAGTCGCTCGACAACGTCACGCTCAACGTCGACGGCGTGGCGATCGTGAAGATCGGCTCCGACCCGCTGTTCGTCCGCCGCGCGGCGGAGCGCTTCGCGTCGCAGGACAAGGCGATCGAGCAGTTCACGACGGAGCAGCTCGAGGGCGCCCTCCGTGGCATCGTCGCCACGCTGTCGGTCGTCGAGCTGATGCGCGAGCGGAAGAAGTTCTCCGACCAGATCGCCGCCGACGTCTCGCACGAGCTCGCCGAGCAGGGGCTCATCCTCGACTCGTTCCAGATCAAGGGCATCACCGACGAGGTCGGCTACATCCAGTCGCTCGGCGCCCCCGAGATCCAGGCGAAGCGCCAGGCCGCCGAGATCGCGCAGACGAACGCCGACCGCGCGATCAACCAGAAGATCATCGCCAACCAGGAGGCGAACCTGATCGAGCAGACGGCGCTCGACACCAACACCGCCAACGCGGACGCCGGCGTCGGTCGCGCCCGCGCCGAGGCGGAGCAGGCCGAGCACCTCGCGCGCGCCCGCGCGGAGCAGGCCGTGCTGCAGCAGCAGGCCGAGAACACGCAGGCCCGGCTCGACGCCGAGGTCAAGCGCGTCGCCGACGCTTCGCGCTACGAGGCGGAGACCCGCGCGCAGGCCGACCTGTACACGCGCGAGCGCTCGGCCGAGGCTGCGGCGATCGAGCAGGTGAAGCAGGCCGAGGCGCGCACGCGCATCGCCGAGCAGCAGGCGGAGGCCGACAAGGCCCGCGCGACCGGTGAGGCCGCGGCGGCCGAGGCCAAGTCGGCCGGTGAGGCGAGCGCGCTGCGTGAGCTCGCGGACGCCGAGGCATCCGCCCGTCGTCTTCGCGCGCAGGCCGAGGCCGACGCGATCCGCGCCGAGGGCGAGGCCCGTGCCGCCGCCGTCGAGGCGGAGGCGCAGGCCATCGCGTCGAACCAGGAGGCATTCCTGTCGCAGCGCGTGCTCGAGGTGCTGCCGTCGATCATGGCCGAGTTCGCGAAGGGCTACTCGGCGATCGGCAGCGTCTCGATCATCGGCGGCAGCGACGACGGCGCGAGCGGCGTCGTCGGCGGCGACAGCGCG
- a CDS encoding MFS transporter — protein sequence MSSVPPAPLYTRAFIALTATELLYFTAVGMALFALPLFVTGPLGGDEAGAGIAIGAFAASALVLRPFAGRLSDRIGRRPLMLGGALLAASALGLLLVADDLVVVVLLRLLAGVAEAAFFVSSFAALADIAPPERMGEALSINSLGLYLGLAFGPPLAEALIGVGDFAAVWIGATGLTLVAAALALVVGETSTERTPRMHRCGSSIVLRCRSRSPSSRCSSPWAATSRSRRSTPCRSASATPASRC from the coding sequence ATGTCCTCGGTACCACCGGCACCGCTGTACACCCGAGCCTTCATCGCGCTCACCGCGACCGAACTGCTCTACTTCACCGCGGTCGGCATGGCGCTGTTCGCACTCCCGCTCTTCGTGACCGGTCCGCTCGGCGGCGACGAGGCCGGCGCGGGCATCGCCATCGGCGCGTTCGCCGCCAGCGCACTGGTGCTGCGCCCGTTCGCCGGGCGACTGAGCGATCGCATCGGACGACGGCCCCTCATGCTGGGCGGCGCGCTGCTCGCGGCATCCGCCCTGGGTCTGCTGCTCGTCGCCGACGACCTGGTCGTCGTAGTGCTGCTGCGCCTGCTCGCCGGCGTCGCAGAGGCGGCGTTCTTCGTCTCGAGCTTCGCCGCGCTCGCCGACATCGCCCCGCCCGAGCGCATGGGCGAGGCGCTCTCGATCAATTCGCTGGGGCTCTACCTCGGGCTCGCGTTCGGTCCGCCACTGGCTGAGGCGCTCATCGGCGTGGGTGACTTCGCCGCCGTGTGGATCGGGGCGACCGGGCTCACGCTCGTCGCCGCAGCGCTCGCGCTCGTCGTCGGCGAGACGAGCACCGAGCGCACTCCCCGGATGCACCGCTGCGGATCCTCCATCGTCCTGCGCTGCCGATCTCGCTCGCCTTCCTCACGGTGCTCATCGCCATGGGCGGCTACCTCGCGTTCGCGTCGATCCACGCCGTGCAGGTCGGCGTCGGCAACGCCAGCGTCGCGCTGCTGA
- a CDS encoding MFS transporter, translating into MLIAMGGYLAFASIHAVQVGVGNASVALLTFGTVVVVCRIAFARVPDRLPSLPLGAASLLAIAAGLIVAALWIDVIGLVVGAVILGVGVAFSTPAFFSAVFATASPAERGLASGTASAAIDLGLGLGPILLGFVAASSGIPWAFAVGALVALAGAAWTLGLARRVRSTPAA; encoded by the coding sequence GTGCTCATCGCCATGGGCGGCTACCTCGCGTTCGCGTCGATCCACGCCGTGCAGGTCGGCGTCGGCAACGCCAGCGTCGCGCTGCTGACCTTCGGCACGGTGGTCGTGGTCTGCCGCATCGCATTCGCGCGGGTGCCCGATCGACTGCCGTCGCTCCCGCTCGGGGCGGCGTCGCTCCTCGCGATCGCAGCGGGCCTCATCGTGGCGGCCCTGTGGATCGACGTGATCGGCCTCGTCGTGGGCGCGGTCATCCTCGGCGTGGGCGTGGCGTTCAGCACGCCGGCGTTCTTCTCCGCGGTGTTCGCGACGGCCTCACCGGCCGAGCGCGGCCTCGCGTCGGGAACCGCGAGCGCCGCGATCGACCTCGGGCTCGGCCTCGGGCCGATCCTGCTGGGGTTCGTGGCCGCGTCCTCGGGCATCCCCTGGGCATTCGCCGTCGGTGCGCTCGTCGCGCTCGCCGGGGCTGCCTGGACGCTCGGCCTCGCCCGTCGCGTGCGCTCCACACCCGCCGCGTGA
- a CDS encoding DUF3097 domain-containing protein, whose protein sequence is MPFDSDPHDRYGSDVLAGDWRARGRRTIPEVPAERDLVVERADTGWCGAVVGFEHRNVVLEDRHGARRLFPLGTGFLVEGEPVKLTAPAMRAPAGRARTASGSFAPEQRRARTARASRIFVEGRHDAELVEKVWGADLRAEGVVVEYLEGVDDLDAIVRDTAPSAGKRIGVLVDHLVAGSKEQAIADRVARGPYGAHVLVVGHPYVDVWQAVKPARLGVREWPVIPRGMSWKHGVCAAFGWPHDDQADIARAWQRILGAVRDWNDLEPALLGRVEELIDFVTAGDDA, encoded by the coding sequence GTGCCATTCGACAGCGACCCCCACGACCGGTACGGCAGCGACGTGCTCGCGGGAGACTGGCGGGCCCGCGGGCGCCGCACGATCCCCGAGGTTCCGGCCGAGCGCGACCTCGTCGTCGAGCGCGCCGACACCGGATGGTGCGGCGCCGTCGTCGGATTCGAGCACCGCAACGTCGTGCTCGAGGACCGACACGGCGCCCGCCGGCTCTTCCCGCTCGGCACCGGATTCCTCGTCGAGGGAGAACCGGTGAAGCTGACCGCACCCGCGATGCGGGCACCGGCCGGGCGAGCTCGCACCGCGTCGGGCTCGTTCGCGCCCGAGCAGCGGCGTGCTCGCACCGCGCGGGCGAGCCGCATCTTCGTCGAGGGGCGGCACGACGCCGAACTCGTCGAGAAGGTCTGGGGTGCCGACCTGCGCGCCGAGGGCGTCGTCGTCGAGTACCTGGAGGGCGTCGACGACCTCGACGCGATCGTGCGCGACACCGCGCCGTCTGCCGGGAAGCGGATCGGCGTACTCGTCGACCATCTCGTGGCGGGCTCGAAGGAGCAGGCGATCGCCGACCGCGTCGCCCGCGGACCGTACGGCGCGCACGTGCTCGTGGTGGGGCACCCGTACGTCGACGTCTGGCAAGCGGTGAAGCCCGCACGCCTCGGCGTGCGCGAGTGGCCGGTGATCCCGCGCGGCATGTCGTGGAAGCACGGCGTGTGCGCCGCCTTCGGCTGGCCGCACGACGACCAGGCCGACATCGCGCGCGCGTGGCAGCGCATCCTCGGCGCGGTGCGCGACTGGAACGACCTCGAGCCCGCTCTGCTCGGGCGCGTGGAGGAACTCATCGACTTCGTCACCGCCGGCGACGACGCCTGA
- a CDS encoding VIT1/CCC1 transporter family protein, translating into MPQDARSDAAARARWRRYLADERAEGAVYRELAQRRTGEEREILLALADAERRHEAHWVRLLGDDDGRMPRADLRTRLLAALARRFGSIFVLALAQQAEARSPYADDPDATRAMAADEKIHGEVVRGLAARGRRRLSGTFRAAVFGANDGLVSNLALVLGMAATGVDRSVVLFTGIAGLLAGALSMGAGEYVSVRSQRELLEASAPDPAARAALPDLDVDANELALVYRARGMDAAEATEHAGRVIAGVRAQGDATSTAIPTAHDDAEAVGTGMSAAISSFCFFASGALIPVLPYLFGADGAVALVVALVLVSVALLATGAVVGILSGASPLKRALRQLAIGLGAAAVTYVLGLLFGTTIG; encoded by the coding sequence ATGCCGCAGGATGCACGATCCGACGCCGCCGCACGCGCCAGGTGGCGCCGCTACCTCGCCGACGAGCGGGCCGAGGGCGCCGTCTACCGCGAGCTCGCGCAGCGCCGCACGGGCGAGGAGCGCGAGATCCTGCTCGCCCTCGCCGACGCCGAGCGCCGGCACGAGGCGCACTGGGTGCGGCTGCTCGGCGATGACGACGGGCGGATGCCTCGGGCCGACCTGCGCACCCGCCTGCTCGCCGCGCTGGCTCGCCGGTTCGGGTCGATCTTCGTGCTCGCCCTCGCGCAGCAGGCCGAGGCCCGTTCGCCCTACGCCGACGACCCGGATGCCACGCGCGCGATGGCCGCCGACGAGAAGATCCACGGGGAGGTCGTGCGCGGCCTCGCTGCCCGCGGCCGCCGACGGCTCTCGGGCACGTTCCGCGCGGCCGTCTTCGGTGCGAACGACGGCCTCGTGTCGAACCTCGCGCTGGTGCTCGGCATGGCGGCGACCGGGGTCGATCGCAGCGTCGTGCTCTTCACCGGCATCGCCGGCCTCCTCGCGGGCGCGCTCTCGATGGGCGCGGGGGAGTACGTCTCGGTGCGTTCGCAGCGCGAGCTGCTCGAGGCATCCGCCCCCGACCCCGCGGCGAGGGCCGCGCTGCCCGACCTCGACGTCGACGCGAACGAGCTCGCGCTCGTCTACCGGGCGCGGGGCATGGATGCGGCGGAGGCGACCGAGCACGCCGGCCGCGTGATCGCGGGCGTGCGCGCACAGGGCGATGCGACGTCGACCGCCATCCCGACCGCACACGACGACGCGGAGGCCGTGGGCACGGGCATGTCGGCGGCGATCTCGAGCTTCTGCTTCTTCGCCTCCGGGGCATTGATCCCGGTGCTGCCGTACCTGTTCGGCGCCGATGGCGCGGTGGCGCTGGTGGTCGCGCTCGTGCTCGTGAGCGTCGCGCTGCTCGCGACCGGCGCGGTGGTCGGCATCCTGTCGGGCGCGTCGCCGCTGAAGCGCGCGCTGCGGCAGCTCGCGATCGGCCTCGGCGCGGCGGCGGTCACCTACGTGCTCGGCCTGCTCTTCGGCACGACGATCGGCTGA
- a CDS encoding Lrp/AsnC family transcriptional regulator: protein MATNPPELDRIDRELLRALSRNARASGSALAAEVGVAESTVSLRIRKLQAGGYIRGYHVDIDLEALGASLQALIAVRLVKHARSEIDEFRAAATHFPGVLGLFHMAGAEDYLLHVAARDASELREFVLSYLTGHPAVAHTETNLIFEYADGDGWQELVR, encoded by the coding sequence ATGGCGACCAACCCGCCCGAACTCGACCGCATCGACCGCGAGCTGCTGCGTGCGCTCTCGCGCAACGCCCGCGCGTCCGGCTCCGCCCTCGCCGCCGAGGTGGGCGTCGCGGAGTCGACCGTCTCGCTGCGCATTCGCAAGCTCCAGGCGGGCGGCTACATCCGCGGCTACCACGTCGACATCGACCTCGAGGCGCTCGGCGCGTCGCTCCAGGCGCTCATCGCGGTGCGCCTCGTGAAGCACGCGCGCAGCGAGATCGACGAGTTCCGCGCTGCGGCGACGCACTTCCCGGGGGTGCTCGGACTGTTCCACATGGCGGGTGCGGAGGACTACCTGCTGCACGTCGCCGCGCGCGACGCGAGCGAGCTGCGCGAGTTCGTGCTGAGTTACCTCACCGGGCACCCGGCTGTCGCGCACACCGAGACGAACCTCATCTTCGAGTACGCCGACGGCGACGGGTGGCAGGAGCTCGTGCGCTGA